GGGGGCAGAACGGTATGCTAGGAGACCAAGATGTGGGTTTGTGTTCTTCCGCAGGATGTTCTTGGCGGTCTGAACCGCTCTCTCGACCTCACCATTTGCTTGTGGGCAGTGTGGAGAGGAGGTGATGTGGGTGAACCCCATGTCCTTGGCAAATTTGGTAAATTCCTGGCTAACATACTGGGGTCcgttatccgagaagactgtaTCCGGTATTCCGTGCAGAGCAAAGATCTCGCACATGTGGCGCTTGACTGCAGCTGAGGTAGTTGATCCTAGCTTTCGGATTTCAAACCATCGGCTTGCGTAGTCGACAACGATAAGGTGGTCGGTCTGCTCTAGTTCAAAGAGGTCTGTACCGACCCGGCTCCATGGTAGGTTTGGGAAAGACAGCGCCATAAGGGGTTCTCTTCGCTCTGGTCTGAGTTTGGCGCAAGTTTGGCATCTGTTGACCGTTGCTTCTATCTGTTTGGTTATGAGCGGCCACCACACCGAGGAGCTCGCGCGCCCTTGGCACTTGGTAATGCCAAGATGGCCTTCATGAATGGTCTCCAGCATCTCTAGTTGCATGCTTGAGGGAATAACTAGCCTGTGATCATACATCAGGATTCCTCGGTTGACCGTCAAGTGTTGCTTCTTTTCCCAGTATGGCTTTAGGAGTGGTAGGGATGGCATAATGGGAGGCCATCCTTCTAAGCAGTAGGTCTTCACCTGCTTGCATATGGCGTCGCAGTCCTGGGCTTCCTGGCTTCTTTGAGGCGCCGTTCCGTTGCAGGTAGGGACTCTAGGACTGATTCGCTGTGTTCTTCTAATTCCTCGATTTGTTTTAAGTGCACCAGTCCCTTAGATTCAACTGAGGAGTTCCAAATACGAAATTTCAAAATCGCCCAAAATTGGTTTAAAGTTAGCCCCTGGTTCTCTTATCATGGTAAAAAAGTTTGAGttacaaacaataaatatttttcgagaaaAACCGAATTTACGATTTTGCCTATAAAATCGCCGATTTCGGGGCATTTTTCACCTTTCAAACAAAATCGTAAAATTATATCTAAATATATGCGGAATTTTAAAAAGCGCTACAGATCCTTAGAAAGGAGTGGATAAGGTATAAAACGAGtggtttctttactttttccggcaagaaaaaatatattttattgctgtctAAACATGTCAACAAAAAACGTCGACTAAAATATTAGTCTAAATTAGGGGCTTATAAATCCAATGGTACGTGGATTTTCGCAGAAATTTTGCACTTTGAGCAAAGattggtgttatttctttcgattcagcaaataaaaaattgggggaatcaaattcccgaattatAATGAAGCCGAACGCAACCCCATGTCGAACTCAAATAACACACGATTTTCTTGAAAGCCGTCTTTATTAGATACACATACCTGTTTGTACGGAAGACAAATCACAGAAAATAAACTCTATCCTTGCTGTATTCTTATTTTAGATGCTGTATAATAGTCTTGGTTCATCCTTGGAAGCTACTGGAAgtcaataaagacattacaatgaaaaa
The sequence above is a segment of the Nematostella vectensis chromosome 2, jaNemVect1.1, whole genome shotgun sequence genome. Coding sequences within it:
- the LOC116601557 gene encoding uncharacterized protein K02A2.6-like — protein: MPSLPLLKPYWEKKQHLTVNRGILMYDHRLVIPSSMQLEMLETIHEGHLGITKCQGRASSSVWWPLITKQIEATVNRCQTCAKLRPERREPLMALSFPNLPWSRVGTDLFELEQTDHLIVVDYASRWFEIRKLGSTTSAAVKRHMCEIFALHGIPDTVFSDNGPQYVSQEFTKFAKDMGFTHITSSPHCPQANGEVERAVQTAKNILRKNTNPHLGLLAYRSAPLANGLTPSEILMGRKLRNKLPSVPENLRPRKIDQEQLLKREQEYQERYSSNYNSRHRAVELPTLHQGDKVFIRDQQRYGEIEKKLASPRSYQLVTENGSGIRRNRRALVHEPVATSGESSSLPSPSNRPPVREGGEGSPGPAASKAVVRRSGRLLKPTNNPDMIFY